A window of Cryptomeria japonica chromosome 3, Sugi_1.0, whole genome shotgun sequence contains these coding sequences:
- the LOC131059739 gene encoding probable carboxylesterase 18: protein MAQEDESSNSRLITAEASFPFSMKIVCGLLKYVNDFARKKDGTFNRGLMNFVEYKVAANPEPNRGVYTKDVVIDLHTGVWVRIFVPEEIAGSNHQEEDELLPIVFYFHGGGFASLTPDFLLYDVFCRRMARRRRVIVVSVGYRRAPENKYPVAYEDSFAVVKWAGSADGRNNLPAKADFSKCFLMGDSAGANIVHHLACRIAASGEEISPMKVVGNVLIQPFFGGEERTPSELRLVGAPIVSIENSDWHWKAFLPEGANRDHPAANVFGPNAPDISNLTLPPFLVVVGGHDPLQDWQLRYVDNLTKIKKEVELLFYGEAVHTFHLFFQIPGSSKFISDLNAFFRKCGK, encoded by the exons ATGGCGCAGGAAGATGAAAGCTCAAATTCGAGGCTTATTACAGCAGAGGCCTCGTTTCCCTTCTCAATGAAAATAGTCTGCGGTCTTCTCAAATACGTGAATGATTTTGCGAGGAAGAAAGATGGCACATTTAACCGCGGGCTCATGAATTTTGTGGAATACAAGGTAGCAGCTAACCCTGAGCCCAATCGCGGGGTTTACACCAAAGACGTAGTAATTGACTTGCACACAGGTGTGTGGGTGCGGATCTTTGTTCCTGAGGAGATCGCTGGTTCGAACCACCAAGAAGAAGACGAATTATTGCCGATCGTTTTCTATTTTCACGGCGGGGGTTTTGCCTCACTTACGCCCGATTTTCTCTTgtatgatgtgttttgtagacgaATGGCGAGGAGACGGAGAGTGATTGTGGTATCGGTGGGTTACAGAAGGGCTCCTGAGAACAAGTATCCGGTTGCTTATGAGGATTCTTTTGCGGTTGTTAAGTGGGCGGGGAGTGCGGACGGAAGGAACAATCTTCCCGCTAAGGCCGACTTCTCTAAGTGTTTTCTCATGGGTGACAGCGCTGGGGCCAATATTGTTCACCATCTCGCTTGCAG GATTGCTGCATCTGGTGAAGAAATTAGCCCTATGAAAGTAGTGGGCAATGTGCTGATACAGCCATTCTTTGGTGGGGAGGAAAGGACCCCCTCTGAATTGAGGCTTGTTGGGGCACCAATTGTTTCAATTGAGAATTCGGATTGGCATTGGAAGGCCTTCCTTCCAGAGGGTGCTAACAGGGACCACCCTGCAGCCAATGTGTTTGGGCCCAATGCTCCCGATATATCCAACCTTACTTTACCTCCCTTCTTGGTGGTGGTGGGAGGTCATGACCCACTACAAGATTGGCAGCTCAGATATGTGGATAATCTCACGAAGATTAAGAAGGAAGTGGAGCTTCTTTTCTATGGAGAAGCAGTCCATACATTTCATCTTTTTTTCCAGATCCCTGGGTCTTCAAAGTTCATCTCTGATCTCAATGCTTTCTTCAGAAAATGTGGAAAATAA